ctgggggcctAAGCCGGTACCTCTGGGTGGCCCTTGCCAGTGGTGGTATTGCCCAGGATGGATCCCCTAGGATAGGTGGGGTGCCCTGCCTCTCACTGGACTCCACCTGCCTTCCATTTCTACACTGCAGGCGACTCGTGGGCCAGGACCAGCCCCTGCTGGCCTCGTCGCTTCTATTCAGTCAGGGAGATATGAGCTCCCTGCCGCTGGCCTCTCAGCGTTTCTACCACATCCTGCGAGTCACCACCTCTGCAGGCGAGCATGAGAAGGTGGTCCAGGTACCTGCTGTCCATTAAAAACccttcccggggctggggatatagcctagtggcaagagtgcttgcctcggatacacgaggccctaggttcgattccccagcaccacatatacagaaaacggccagaagcggcgctgtggctcaagtggcagagtgctagccttgagcgggaagaagccagggacagtgctcaggccctgagtccaaggcccaggactggccaaaaaaaaaaaaaaaaaacaaaaacaaaaaaaaaaaaaacccttcccgCTCCTCTGGCCCTCCGGAATGGCAGGAGTGCATGGCCAGCAGAGGTGCTTTGCAGTTGGGAGTGAGGGAGCAGGGGCAGGGCTAGGAGACAGGCTGGTGGAAGGGACAAGACTGGagatgggcatgtgtgtgtgtgcatgtgtctgtgtctgaTAGCCAGTCATTGGTGGTTTGTTGGGGACCAGAGATGCTGGTTGTGGGTCTTCTGCTCTGGCCTATGCTGGGAGAGGGATCCTGGGGACTGAGGGAGTTCACTTTTATTTAGATGTGGGTACTCAAGGTAGAGAGCAGGTGAAGAGTTGTGGCCTGAGTGGGTGGCAGACGCCACCCAGGAAGTCCCCCCCAGGAAGTCCTACCCGAGCTGCCTCCAGTGAGTGCTAAGCAGCTTGGGATTAGCGGCTGGAAATCTATGACCCATCTGAAAATCCACGGGGATGACGGGGCGGTGGGGtggccttgggggtgggggtaggactCTCATGGAGCAGGCCAGGACAAGGAAGGACAGTGGGATTGCAGGGGACGGGGAGGGTAAAGCAAGGAGCAGTGGGCCGGCCATGGTGATGAGGCACTGTGCTGCTGTCTTAGGTTGGGGCTGGGGTCTTTGTCAGTCAAGTGTGTACTCCTTGGCCTGTGGTGACTCCTTAGTGTTGGGAGCTGACTCCTGCACCCGGTTTTGCAGGGTGCCCAGGAGGTGGTGTCTGCCATGGGTGGGCAGGGGGCCAGGTGTGGGCGTTCAGGGATCCCACTGCCCACAGGGCCTGTTTGACAACTTCCTGCTGCTCCGGCTGCGGGACTCCAGCCTTGGTACTGTGTGCTTGGCCCTGGACTGGCTGGCCTTTGATGACCTGGTGGAGGGGGCCGCCTACCAAGGCCAGAACTTCCAGCTTCTGCGCtacctgcccttcctccctgcgGCCTTCCACGTGCTCTTTGCCTCCAGCCACGTGCCACGCATCGCCTTCCCCAGCAGTCAGCAGGAGGTGAGCCCATACCCACCTGCACCCTGGCCCAGCCCTGGGGGCTCTCCCCAGCTTGGCTCTGGCTCACTCTCTTGAAGTGCCATAACGGCAACCCtctgccccaggcccagagtcgcATGAGCCACACAAGGAACCTGATCCAGACACTGGTGTCTGGCATTGCACCAGCCATCCGCAGCTGGGCTACATCGCAGGCCCTCGTCCTGGACACCCTCTGCCTGCTCCTGGACGTCCTCGCCCCCAAGCTGCGCCCCGTGAGTGCCGGGCACCGCAGAGGCGAGGGGCTTCTGGCTGCTAGATCTGTCCTTGCTCAGCTTCCCCTCTGCCCACCTTGTACCTAGGTGAGCACACAGCTGTACAGTGCCCGAGAGAAGAAACAGTTGTCTAGCCTGGTGGGCACCatgctagcctacagtctcaccTACCGCCAGGAGCGCACACCAGATGGACAGTACCTCTACAGGCTGGAGCCGTGAGTCCCCAGAGCTCACGGTGGGGAGGTGTGGAACCATGTGTCCCAGGGAGGTGTCCACGGTGGGCAAGGCCAGCGCAGCCCATCGCCAAATGTGTGGTGGGGGCAGTGCCTTGAGAGCCTTGCAGAGATGTCCAGCCTTGGTGTCTCCCTTGAGCTGGTAACTGGCCCTGTGCATGACCAGCTTCCTTCGTTCTGCAAGGTGTGGCTGCCACAGCTTTTGTCCTGCTGCTCAAGAgaggcccagcctggccctgccaaTCTCTTGTTTCCTCTCTCAACTGGGGCCGCTTCTGGGGTCACCCTACTTAGAGCCAGGGGCACTAGCTGTAGGCTAGTGTGCATGCCAGGGGCACTGAGCTGCCATGAGTCTGAGGTATGGCAGTGACAGGATCTTACCTTACCTTAGCTCACTGGTGTCCTAGGCAGGTCCCCGGCTCTGACCGGTGACCAGTGCCCTGGTGTCCTTTGGCCACTTGAGCAGGAATGTGGAGGAGGTTTGCCGCTTCCCTCAGCTGCCTGCCCGCAAGCCCCTTACCTACCAGGCCAAGCAGCTCATTGCCCGGGAGATTGAGGTGGAGAAGATGCGGCGGGCAGAGGCTTTGGCCTGggccagggacagcccccaggtgaGCTGGCCCCAGGGCTCTGAGGTGGACCCCACAGTGGTCTGGCCCCGTCTAGCCAATCCTCATCatgctgtccctgcaggtggacAGGGATTCCCCAGGTCCTGCCAACCTGCGAGGGAACAGtggggaaaagggggagaggcGGCCTGCCCCGTGCAATCACAAGCAGCGGCTGGAGCACATCATGAAGAGGGTGGACCCGGAGGCTCAGGTGTGGGATCGGGCTAGGGCGGGGCAAACTGCAGGGGCAGTGCTAGGGTGGCCTGGCCCATTGTGGGGGGAGGCTGAGCCAGCCACAGGACACATGAGGCATGGGGTGGGCACTGTGGAATCAATGTGGGGCTGGCTCAGTCCTCACAATCCCCTCCATCAAGCTTGGGCTGCTAGGTAGTGAGCTGGGAGCAGTTCCCTAGCCTTGTCATGTTACTCAGAGGTGCTCTCATAGCTTCTGCCCTGGGAAGGGCCCCAAGACCCTTATCTCTCCTGACCCTGTCGGCCACAACgtaaccacccccaccccctctggccctggccctgacccCGACCCAACCTCAGGGCCCTACCCTGCCATCCCAATCTGACTCCTACTCCCACCCCACCACCTGGCCCTGGCCCCACCCTACCACCCCAATCCCACCACCCCAACTCTGACCCCTGCCATTCCTGGCCCTGACCCAACCCCATggccccacccctgccaccccaACCCCCGACACCCCAGACCCCGACCCTGCCAGCCCAATCCCACTGGCCTGATGCCCTCTTCCCCACCAGCTCGAGAGGGACTTCTTTGGACGCGTTTTGGTCAGGAGAGCTGAGACCCAGAGCACAGGTGTGTGGTGGTCAGGGGGACATGGGACTTGGTGGGCAGGAAGGTTATCAAGGGTGACATCATGTGGTCCCCACAGAGGCCAAGGCTGCAGAGGACACTGCTACGTGGTGCATGGGCACAGCCGTGGGCAGGAGTGAGGTGTGGTTCCGCTTCAATGAGGGGGTCTCCAACGCTGTGCGGCGCAGCCTGTACATCAGGGACCTGCTGTAACCTCCCTGCCTGGTGCTCAGGTGCTGTCCCCATGGGGAATGTATGGAAGCACAGACATttggaaaagtatttataaacatGTAGCTGACACTGCTCTCATCAGGCTCACAGGATGGCACACTTGGCCTTCTCCACCCAGGGGTTGTTCTTCATTAGGTCGGGGTTCAGGAAGGGGTCCTTGGGAATCCCATCCTCAATCCACTTGAGGAGCCTGTGGGTGGGGTGGAGACAAATGTGGGCATGAGGAGTGCTGCCCCTCCCATGGCCCCTGCCTGTCTGGTGTCCTGGCTCCATGAGGAGTGTGGCCCCTCTTATGGCTCCCCGCCCACCCCGAGGTCCCTGCTCATGAGTGCAGCCCCTCCTGTGGCCCCTGGCCAGCCCCTTGGTCCCAGCTTGTGAGGGGTATGGTCCCTCCCATGGCACTTGCTGGCCCCATGGTCCCGGCTCATGCAAATGAACAGCCTGGGGGCAGGCAAATGAGGGCACTGGGTGGGTGGGCACTCACTCAGGGATGGACTTAGACGACATCTCCCTCTTGAAGGCCAGCTGGTACTTGAGGCTCTCCACCTCTTTCTTCATCTGTGGGACATCCCACTCCTCCATGGGGTCGGGGGCTTCGGAAGTagccagcctggagctgaagGGCAGGGAGGATGCAACAGCTAGGCTTTTCACCTGTAGtcactgcccaggtcctgagtctccCCCGCAGGGGGTCCCACCCATTGTAGGGACAACCCTACAGTGTAGGGACTGTCTCTCCTGCCAGCTTAGGCTGAGGTCCACAGAGGTAATGCCGGGCGCAGGACCCAGACAGTCCCAGAAAGCCTCGTTAACCTGGTTCTGTGTGCTTTCCCTCCCCAAAGGAGCTAATTAACTGCAGGGCAAACTTTCCATCCCGGCTCTGCACCCCCCATCCACCCTCCTCTCTGCCTGTGCAGCCCAGGTGCCCACACCAACCTCCACCCATGCTGTCCTGCAAGCCCGTGGTCCAGGGCCACTGGGAGGCTGTGCACAGGTGGGATGCAGCAGGCAGGACTTCATCCCGGGGCTGGGAGGATTTGGCTGCCATTTGCATCTCTGGCAGAGTGGGTTGTGTGCTGGTGAGAGCTCTCAGGACATGCGCCAGGTAGGAGCAGTGAGGGTGGGTTGCCCATTACCCTTCCCATCTCCAGGGTATCAGCAGTCCCTTTTTGCCCCACCCCAGCTGCCTCCTGTTTTGGGGTACCAGCATTAGTCTGGGCAGAGCAAAGCATCCAGGGGTGCTGTGGTTGCAGCACTCTGGGGCCTTAAATCCTGGTTTGGGAGAAGGGGGCTGGTCATGGGGGTGCCTAGTCCGCTGGCAAGGTCGGGCCAGTGGGGGGTTGAGAGGGATGGCAGGCAGCGTTCCTCTCCCAGACTCCCGGAGCCCCTGGCTCTTCTGCCCAGCACACCCACACCCATGAGGGCACAGGGTTTGCGTGGGGCTCATGGGCTGGGCATCATGGCCCTCCAGCCCTACCTGTGCCTGGTGCAGCAGGAGCCCTGCAGATGCCCTGGCGCAGCGGTGACAGCTGAGCACGGAGCACTGTGGGCCGGCAACACCAGCTCCCATGCCTCTGTTCCGGGTTGTCCCACCTCCCACAGCACCTGCCTTGGCCTCAGAAGTTAGGATTGGGTGGCCTGGGTCTCCCCTCATGTGAACTGCTGGCTGAACTTACTTTAGAAGATGACAGCGAGAGCAAGAGATGGAGAGGGACTGGTAGCCAGAGAGGTGATGAGCAGGGTGAGCTGGGCTGGTGAGGCTGACTGAGCTGAGCAGGCGCCCCGCCCACTGCTGCCACCTGGGGCCAGGCACCGCCTTGGTAAGGCGGGGCTGACCCGAGGAGCtgctcctccccagccctgcagtgccCTCTCCTGGGATGCAGTGGAGCCCTGCAGCTGGTGGCTGCCTGGGCTACCGTTGGGGGACAGCAGTGGATTCTGCAGGTTCTTGCACCCAGATCTGAAGGCCTCTTGACCAGTGTTCGACCCCCAGAAGTGGGTTGGCAGCTCACTGGGGGCTTGGCTACTGAAGACACTGGCCAGGCTTGCCTAGAGAGGCTGGGACAGGAGCCTccctccttgtgtgtgtgtggaggtgctGGGGCGTGAACCTCccggaggggaagaggagaggggctgggatgggAGCCTTCCCTGCCAGGGGCCTGGGCCTCTCAGAAGTTGCTCCCTGTGCTGACCACTTTCCAGGCAATGGCTTCAAAGCAACTGCACCCTGAAGGAGTCAATTTGACTGAACTGGGGGGGCCTCATACAATGCATACCTGTGGGTGCTGTAGGGCCTGCCACTTTGGGAGTGGGCTGTGCTTTGTCAGGCTTTGCCTTCCACTTCCCAGCATAGCTCTGTAGAGCACCTCACCAGCTCTGGGCAGGGGGTGCCCCAGGGACTGCAGTGATGCACATGCCAGGCTGCTGCCTGGGTAGGGGCTCCCAGGTAGCAACAgcagtggggcggggggaggctgcCACATATAACACAGAAGAAGGATCTTGGCTGTTgcttgcggtggggggggggggtacactaGCCATTTGGCCACTACCTGGATATTacaagtgaagaacagagggctgGGCCTGGGTCCCCCACTGGCGGGGGAGGTGGTCAGTGGACAGATAGAACCCCAGGTCCCTGGAGTCACTTGGCAGGCCTCCCTGCTGTGGTCTAGTGAAATGGGGTCACCTGTGCCTCAGCTGGATCAGGAGGTACCTCTAGAACTGGGGCATGTGAGGAAATGagggattaaattttttttttttaaactctggatTTGGGTTTGTGGAAGCTTAAGGCCAGCAGAAGCAAGGCTGATTCTGGGCAGATGGCTACCCCTCAGGGTGGGGGAGGACTGTGCTCACCCCTCCTGCTTAGGTCCCATGTGCTCTTTGGCATGCACCCTGACACATGTCATGTGGGGGCACCATGGGATGGAGCGAACTCTGGAATTGGAGCATAAGCCAGGATGTGTGTACTTTCTGAGACATGGGAATGTCTGGTTGAGCACCAGTGGGAAAGCTGTAGGCCTCCAAGCCCAGGGACCCTATCATTGCTTAGAGTGGTGAGCCATGGGTCCACAATACCTTGATTTGTTTTCTAACCAAATGTGAAAGTGGGACTCTTGTTTTCATGGGATTTATTGGGCCCACAAAAAACCAAGATGCTAATAGCAAGGGGGTGTAAGTACTGGAGTGGCCCCAGGTCTGTCCAGGTCCCTGGGGGTGTGCACCATGTATGCCAGGCCAGGCCCTCTGAGGGGGTTTTCTCATGGGGTAGGGCAGGTGTGATGGGGTTGTTCACTGTTGAGGGCAGGctggggtgggtgtgggtgtgtgggtgctTACTATGCAGGGCAGTCTGGTACTGACCCTTTTGGAGGCTgcaggatggggaggggaagggagatgtGAGGATTCTACCTCATGTGCCACTTTGGTGGCCTTATGCAGCCCCTGGGGAGCCCTAGCCACACTGCTTTGTGGCCCAGGTAAGTGTGGTGTCCCCATCTGACCAAGTGAGTACCTTCAAGGTGCCTTTTGCTCCTCGAGTGAGACCTGGTCATGGCCGAGATGGACCCTGTAGCCCCCTTGTGTTCCTCTTCCTGTCAGGTTTCTAAGGCAGAAGTCACTAGGTCCACCCTGGGCTTCTGGAATTGGTCAGTATGCTTTGGCCATCATGTCAGATGGAAAACTTTCCGACTGCTGACTCACTCAGGTGCCAGCTGCTGTCCCAGGGGCTTCTTAGGAAATTAGGGCACAAATTGGGCCGCCAGGTGAACACACAGGCTCCTTCCGCTGGCCTAGAAATGGCCTCCCTGGGATGGAGCACTCCAGTGGGCATGCAGGCACCCAGCGGGGCCTGCAGAAGCACGAGGCTGGGGGCATTGGTTGGGCTGGCGTGGCCATCAGTCAGGTCATCCTCGATGTCCAGAAATAGCCTGGAGAAGTCCAAGGGCAAGGTAGTGTGGCAGCTAGAGCAGCACggacagggcagggtggggggcggggacccTCCTATGCCCCGTGGAGTGGATGGACAGGCAGAGGCCAGGCCCGTCTGTCGGGGGTCGCAGCCTCGTGTTCCACCCGCCGGGTCGGGAGGGCTGCTGGGCGAGCTGTGCCCTAACGGAGGACGGCCTTTCGGGCCGGCTCGTGAAGACCCGCTCCCACTGAGTTCAAGCGAGCGTGTCCGCTCTGCCCCGCGGAGACCTGGGGCCCTCGTGGCGGAACAGGCTTTGCGCCTCGCCTGGCCCGTTTGCCTGTGCCCTCTGCGTGTGGCCCGCGGTTGCTCCCCAGAGCCAGAGTTGACCCCCGGCCCCCGGTGCTCCTCCGCTCCCGACCTTGCTCGTCATCTCCACGCTGAAGACTGGATGGCGGCTTCTCGGAGGCAACTTCCGTCCGGAGCcggaaggggtggggggcagttcCTGCGCGGCGGGAGGCACTGCCGGGAGGGAGCGTGGCCAGGGAGTGCACGGGGGGTCTGGCCTGTGGGCCTAGCGAGCGCCGGTGGTGATCCCGAGGCCTCAcgcttgcttgctaggctggtgctccacccgAGCCCGGCCGGCTTGGTCCTCGTGCAAAGGAATGCTCATGCGGGACGTGGCAGGCACTGGTGCAAAGCACTGTGCTCACGCGGGGCGTCGCACGGCGGGCTGTCATGCAAAGGAAGGCCCCCTCTTGGGCCGGTCTGAGGTCCTCCAAGGTGGCGGAAACCTGGCGTCGTCTGTCTGTCCCCACGGTGCCCTAGGGAGCAGCAGCCCGTCCTGGGTAGCTTCGGGAGGGGGGCGGAGCGGTCCTTCACCATGGCTGCGAGGGGTCAGTCGCTTGGCCCTGGCCGCCTGCATGGCAGCGTGTTTTAAGGAAGATGGGCATAAAAGGAGTGTTCACAATAAAGGACTACTAACATAAACCTGTAACAAAATTTAGCCGTGCTGGCCTTGTGGCTGGAGGAGAGGCAGGCCCTCCAGTTTGGTGGGAATTGAGAGAGGTGTAAACCAGTCCTGTATGTCATGTCAGCAGAGGCTACCACGTTGGGAATGTGGCTGCTCTCTTTTCACCTGGCCCAGTGGGAGGTCCAGTGAGTTAGCCTGGCCTGTGGCTGAAGCTTCAGTGTGAGTAGCTTGTCTTGGCTTTGGCTTGCTCTGCAGAAGCTTGGTCTACAAGCATCTCTGATTTTTGCTTATCAGGAGAGGACTGAAATGATCTGTGTGTTCCATTTTTAGTTCCTTATTTTCTCAGCCCTTTGCTGTGCATGGAGCCAGTCCACTCACCGCCCCTAGGGCAGCTCTGCTGCCAGCGGCCTGGGGTCAGGTCTTAGTTTGGGCCTGTTCTCTGTGTCTCTTGATGTTGCCACTAGGCGGAGCCACAGGCCCATG
This genomic stretch from Perognathus longimembris pacificus isolate PPM17 chromosome 23, ASM2315922v1, whole genome shotgun sequence harbors:
- the Gng13 gene encoding guanine nucleotide-binding protein G(I)/G(S)/G(O) subunit gamma-13 → MEEWDVPQMKKEVESLKYQLAFKREMSSKSIPELLKWIEDGIPKDPFLNPDLMKNNPWVEKAKCAIL